The following DNA comes from Arcobacter cloacae.
CTTTTATTTCTTCATTCCATCTTTTTAGCATTTCATCAAGTTTCTTATTTCCAGTGGATTCTATGTAATCAAACTCATTTTTTTCATAAGAGATAAATTTTACAAATTGATTGAAGTAATTATCAATTAGTTCTAATTCTTTATTTGAAATCGTTCCGAACATAAAATCTCCTTTTGTTATTTTTTTGTTTAATGATACCTTAAAAAAAATTATTTTAATACTATTTAAGTGTCTTTTTATGAATATTTTTATACATAAGTCAAGCAAAACAAAGATAAAATAAGATTATTTTTAAAGGAAACAAAAATGAAGAGTGAAAAAAATATAGATTTAAAACTTTTTACTCTGATTTTTATTGCACTTTTTTCTTTAAGTACAAATCCTATTTTATGTCGTATGGCAATGCTTAATGAAAATACAGATGCTGTAAGTTTTACTATCTTAAGAATCTTATCAGGTGCAATTTTTCTTTTGATGATTTACTATTTTAGATATAAAAGATTTGATTTAAATTTGAAAAATAATTGGCTCAATCCTTTTATGCTTTTTTTATATGCAATAACTTTTTCTTACTCTTATGTAGATATGGAAGCGGGAGTTGGGACATTGATTCTTTTTGCTTCTGTACAATTATCTATGATTTTAATGGCGGTTTTTTATAAAGAGAGTCTTACTTTTAATAAGCTTTTCGGGATATTGATAGCTTTTTTTGGATTAGCTTATTTACTTTATCCAAATAAAGAATTCACTCTTTCATTGTTTCATGCTTTTTTGATGATTGTTTCAGGAGTTGCTTGGGCTTTTTATACAGTTTTAGGGAAAAAATCAACAAATGCTTTTTTTAACACAAAAGATAATTTTTTTAAAGCTACAATTTTTACAATTGTATTTGCACTGTTTTTTATAGATTCTTTATCTTTTGATGGTTTTACACTATTTTTAGCAATTTTTTCAGGAGTTGTAACTTCAGCTTTAGGATATATCATTTGGTATGCAGTTTTACCTAAAATAGATATTTTAACAGCTAGTATTTTACAGCTTTTAGCACCTGTTATTGCTATTTTTTTAGGGATTTTATTTTTAGATGAAACTTTAAGTTTTGAACTTTTTGTTTCAACTTTCTTAATTCTTTTGGGAATATTTATAAGTTCAATAAAAAAGACTCAAAAAAAAGTTTGAGTCTTTTAAATTATTAAGTATTTTTTACTTTATTTCTCACAAAAATTATTGCATCAACAAGAGGTCTTTTTTCTAACTTATATTTATCTGCTTTAATTAATGCTTTTTCAATACTTGATTCTGTAAATAATTCTCTAGGATTACACACAGTTTTTATTACATCTAAGATTTGAGATTTTAATTTATACTCTTCTTCACAACAATCTATTTCGTCAACAAATTCTATTATTTTTATTAAATTGTCACTTAACTTCCAATGCCTGAAAATTTCTGCTGTTGCTTTTGATGTTGTAAGACCTAAAAATTTTTTTTCTAATTCATTTATTTCTCTACCTTCTTTTAATTCTTTTAAAAAATCATTTGATTTATTTTTAATTATTAGTAATTCTGAAAGAATAAATTTACCTACTTCTTGTAATAGTGAAGCTAATAATAGTTCTTCTTTAAATTCATTGTTAATTGTTGAGAGCCAAACATTTGTGAAAAGAGATGAGATATTTGAAGCTTCTCTAAATTCTTCACTTGTTATTTCATAAGGTTCTAAATCAGTTCTAAGCATATTTTGAATAGTTTCATTAATAGCAATAAATATTGTAAAATGAATTCCTAGTAAATTTATAACTTTACTTGGTGTTTCTATTTTTGAACGAAAACCAAACATTGTAGAATTTGAAACTTTTAATAAAGTTGAAATAATTAATGCATCTTTTTCAATAATTTTCAATAATTCATCTACATCTTTTTTTGAGTTTTTTCTAAATTCTTCTATTTCAATTATAGTTTGAGGAAGAGGTGGTAAGTTGTCTATTTGTTCCAATAAGTCTTTAATCATAAATAATCTCCATTTTGAACTACCATAGTAGTTTGTTATAGAACTATATAAAAACTAAACTTAGTTAAAAATAAATTACTATAGTAGGTTTTAAATAATGAAATATGAATTTTCAGATGAAGAAATTAAAGAGTTGTATAAAACTATAGGAAAAAATGTTAAAAAATATAGGATTGAAAAAGGATATACTCAATTAGATTTAACTTATGAAATGGGTAATAAATCTGTAAGTTTAATATCTGCTTGTGAACCTTATACTAATGGAAAACACTTTAATATTGAACACTTATATAAAATTAGTAAAATTTTAGATGTTCCTATTTGTAATTTTTTTGAGAAATAAATATTTTTATATAATGATTTTCTACACAAGAACATACTTACAATTATAAGAATCATCCGTTAGTATTTTAATTGCAGATTTATGAAACAAATCTTTGTAGGGTACAACATACCTAAAAGCTACATCTTTTTCTTTTATTTTATTTTCTTTGATATATTTAATTGCACTATCATAAAAAGTCATAATATCTTCTGCTTTGATTGATTTTGACTCTGAATTATTATTGCATTTGATTAGAATTATTTTATCATCTTTAGAACAAATTATATCTATATTTTTATTTTCTGTTGTATTTAAAACTACTTTATATCCTAGGTCTTCATATTTTTTCATGGTTCGTAACTCTAATGTTAGACCATTCTTTTCATTCTCTTCACTTTTGATTTTTCTTTTTTTATTATCTTTATGTGTGAGGAATTTTTTTAATAACAGTATAAAAATAATTATAGGAATTACGTGCCAGATATATGAAAGTGAGCTAAGTATCATTTCAGTAGAATTTGTCATTGATTTTTCTTTTTTTGTTTATTTTAGACTACAATGCCTTAAAAAGGCATCGCAGCTCCACTTGCTCCCATAATTTCCCTTGCATCTTCACTCATCATAGATGGATCCCAAGGTGGAGAAAATACAAGTTTTACAAATGCTTCATCTATTTCATCAACAGCTAATGTTACATATTTTACTTGTTCAAGCAAACTATCTGCAACAGGGCAAGTTGGACTTGTAAGGGTCATTGTAATCATACAATGTAAATAGTTGTTTTTTTGTTCAAATTCTATATCATAAATTAACCCTAAATCAAAAATATTTGATGGAATTTCTGGGTCATAAACTTTTTTTAAATTTTCTATTACTTTTTTTTCTATCTCTTTTAAATCAAAAATTGTACTCATTTTTTAATCCTTTATGCATTTTGTGCATACTCTTTTATTTTTTTTATCATTCCTATAACTCCACTTTGTCTATTTGGAGTTATTACTTCACTAAGTTTTAGTTCATGAATAATATCCATATCAATTTCTTTTAACTCTTCTATTGTTGAGTTTGAGAAAATTTCTAAAATTATATAAACTAAACCTTTTACGATAATAGCATCACTTGTTCCTTTAAAGAAAAGTTTGCCATCTTTTATTTCTTTTGTTAGCCAAACTTGAGAAGTACAACCGTGAACTATATTTGCAGGGATTTTATCCTCTTGCTTAAACTCTTCTAATTTTTTTCCCAAATCTATAATATATTCATATTTTGCAAGTTCATCATCAAAAAAATCTAAATCTTCTTTTATATTTTGTACTCTTTGTTCTATACTCATTTTAATCCTTCAACATTTTTAAAGCTTTTGTTAAAGCCTCTATTAATTTATCCACATCAATAAAATCATTGTAAAAAGCAGTGCTTACTCGAATAGTTCCTTTTATTCCTAATTTTTTCATAATAGGTTGAGCGCAGTGATGACCAACTCTAACTGCAATATTCATTTTATCAATTAAAATTCCAATATCATCATGAACTATGCCTTTAAAATTAAAGCTTCTACTTCCAATACTATCACTTATATCATTGTAAAAAATAATAT
Coding sequences within:
- a CDS encoding DMT family transporter, producing the protein MKSEKNIDLKLFTLIFIALFSLSTNPILCRMAMLNENTDAVSFTILRILSGAIFLLMIYYFRYKRFDLNLKNNWLNPFMLFLYAITFSYSYVDMEAGVGTLILFASVQLSMILMAVFYKESLTFNKLFGILIAFFGLAYLLYPNKEFTLSLFHAFLMIVSGVAWAFYTVLGKKSTNAFFNTKDNFFKATIFTIVFALFFIDSLSFDGFTLFLAIFSGVVTSALGYIIWYAVLPKIDILTASILQLLAPVIAIFLGILFLDETLSFELFVSTFLILLGIFISSIKKTQKKV
- a CDS encoding HDOD domain-containing protein encodes the protein MIKDLLEQIDNLPPLPQTIIEIEEFRKNSKKDVDELLKIIEKDALIISTLLKVSNSTMFGFRSKIETPSKVINLLGIHFTIFIAINETIQNMLRTDLEPYEITSEEFREASNISSLFTNVWLSTINNEFKEELLLASLLQEVGKFILSELLIIKNKSNDFLKELKEGREINELEKKFLGLTTSKATAEIFRHWKLSDNLIKIIEFVDEIDCCEEEYKLKSQILDVIKTVCNPRELFTESSIEKALIKADKYKLEKRPLVDAIIFVRNKVKNT
- a CDS encoding helix-turn-helix domain-containing protein: MKYEFSDEEIKELYKTIGKNVKKYRIEKGYTQLDLTYEMGNKSVSLISACEPYTNGKHFNIEHLYKISKILDVPICNFFEK
- a CDS encoding metal-sulfur cluster assembly factor produces the protein MSTIFDLKEIEKKVIENLKKVYDPEIPSNIFDLGLIYDIEFEQKNNYLHCMITMTLTSPTCPVADSLLEQVKYVTLAVDEIDEAFVKLVFSPPWDPSMMSEDAREIMGASGAAMPF
- a CDS encoding SufE family protein, giving the protein MSIEQRVQNIKEDLDFFDDELAKYEYIIDLGKKLEEFKQEDKIPANIVHGCTSQVWLTKEIKDGKLFFKGTSDAIIVKGLVYIILEIFSNSTIEELKEIDMDIIHELKLSEVITPNRQSGVIGMIKKIKEYAQNA